The genome window CCCATAGCGTATCGAATTGAATCGCCGACAGCGCTTCTTCAATGTTTTCCATCACTCCCCCTTTGCCAATTCTGAAAATTCGCTCAGCTTCAGCAAGCCGTTATGAACCGCGTTCGCGCCCAAGATCACGCGGATATTCCGTATTTCAGGACGACCCGACATAAAGTTGTAAACGGCCTCTTTTAATGCCGCTTCGCTCCAGGGATCGAAACGCCATAAGGACCATGCCCATTCGGTAAATGCCCGACGAATGGCCTTTTCGCCCCGACCTTGATCCGCGCCCTCCCGCCAATCGAATCTCACGCGGCAATCGGTCCAGTTCGCGTCGAAGATCGTCTGCGTGTTGGTATGTACCGAGGTGGTTTCGCGCAGAAACGCATCGACATTCCGGCGATCTCGTTCCGATAGGGTGTACTCGCCGTGTACGTCCGGCTCCTTGCGCAAAACCCATATCGTCAGCGCACTGCCAGCGCGAGGATCGCCTTCTCTTTCACTTGCCATGAGCCGTATCCGATTTTCCGGAAACGCATACGCAAAGCCCTTTCGGAGATCGTCGCCATTCAGAAAGCGTTGCCGCGTCCGGATTCGGAAAGCCGGGGCGTCTTCATGAGACGACGCAACAGCGAGCGGTGCTGCTTCCTCGCCTTTCGGCTCGGGCTGCGATGTCGAAAAACGCATCGCATCGCGATAGAAGCGATCTTCCTTCTCGTTCAGGAGCGCCGCATACCGTTGATCGAGGGTATTCACCAGGTTCCAAAAGGACAATAAGAAAACCTCGTAAGGGCGCAGCTTTTTCGATGGATCGCTCAATTTCGCGGCCAGTGCCCTGGCGCTTTCCACGGTAAGGGCTTCCCCGGCGGCATGATCGAATGCCGCCTTGCGCCAATTACCGGCTGCGATCTTGCCGAAGGCAATGTTGCCAACGATGCGATCCCAATCGAACAGAAATTTCTCGAGGGGCGATAATGCCGATCCGGCCTCGTCCGCCGTATTGGCTTCGGCCAAGCCTGTGCCGTCGTATTCCATTCACACCTCTCTTTATTACGTATTCCTAAGGAATAATCAGTGTTCCGTATTCGCCTGCCGCACCGTCTGACCAACAATGCTACACGCCAACTTTCATCGCCATCTTCTTCACGACATCGTGTCCCGCCACCCGGTAGACAACGCCGATATGCAAAGCGTGAATGTCCTGCGCGTCCTGAACCACGGCAATATCTTCGACGACCACTCTCGGCTCGTTCCGCATGACCGCATCGGCAACAATCGCCTTGATCTCGGCCTGCAAGTCTTCGGTCAAATTCTTGAACAGAATCGAAAGCCAATCGCAGCCGAACAAGGGCCGCATGATCCGCTCTCCCGGCAAGACCTGCATCATGTGTTTCAAGTCCTGCTCGACATTCAACAAGTCCGTTTGCGACATCACCGGACCTTCGGGTTTGAATTCAACCGGGAACTGCCACCCTCGTTCGCCGCGACTCAGCTTTTCGATCTCTGCCATCCTGCCTCTCCTGATACCCTGTTCTAACGTGGAATGCCTGCGCTGCCCTGTGGGCGATATCACGAATCGTGCTGCTTCAGATCGATCGCCTTGCCGACGATCGCGACATGGCTGGCGCCCTTTACCGTCACCTTGTCCGACGCGTCGATCGTGACGGTCGCGCCGCTGGCGTCGACACCGTCTTTGCCAATATGCAGCCGACTGCGGTGATCGTCGGTTTCGCTATCGCGTCCGGCCGTGCCCACGTGCAATACGCTGTCCCGTGACTCGATACGGACATGCGCATCGGCAAAATTGACTCCCAAGAACCGCTTCGTCTCGTCGTCCACCTCGATCCAGCCGCGCCAGGCTTGCCGATCGGTCTTCGCGTCGTCCGGCATCGGCGCCATGTTGACGGGATTGTGCGTGGCGCCCAGAACCACCGGGTATCGAGGATCGTCATCGATAAACGCGACCAATACTTCGTCTTTCGGCTTAGGGTATAGATGGAATCCGCTTCCGGCACTCGCAAACGGCTTGGCAAAGCGCGCCCAAATCGTCTGCTCTCCCAGCTCGGGCAGCCTGATCCGAATGCGATCGGCTTGCGTTTCGTCTTCTTCGTAGTCGGCGACCACCGCGACAGTGAGCGCCGACGCACGCGGCAACGCTGCCGCGTCGATTGCCAAGGGATCGTCGAGACCGGTTGTCACCGTGGTTGTAAAATGCGGCGGATCCCACCGATGACGGATGCCGCACATCAAGGCAAGACCGCTTGCACGCGTGCCCAAGCCACCCAGTTCGACGATATCGCCTAAACGATAACGCAGCGTCTGCACATCAGCTCTGAGCGTCAGCCGCGTAGTCACCGCGGCCGCGTGCTGCATCAAAAAGCGACCGTCGAGCTTAGGCTGCATTTCACCGTCCACCAGCGAGACGGCGTCGTAAAATTGCCATGTCTCGTTCGTGAGCGAGCGGATGCGACGTGGATCGAGGCCGCCACTGCCGATCTGCGCCGGGTTGGCAAGCACCGTCGGGGAGACATTTTGCTGAGCGATGTCCCAGTGTCGCCCTTCCATCTGGGCCGATATCGTGCTGTTATCGCACTGCCATTCAACCTGTTCGAGAACGGGGAGGTCGGGTACATCCGCCGTGGGATGGATCTTGTGAACCCTAGCCCCTGACAGGGACGGCAATACGCAGTCCACCTTGTCCATATGTGGCAAGAGCCATATGCCGGAAGCGCGCAGCCGCCGACGTAGCCAGTACCAGTGACTACACCGCCATTGAATCAATTGCTCATGATCCGGGCCCTTGATATCGTTCTTGCCGAGCGTCACGTATTTTTCAAGCAACTCGGTCAAAACCGATTTGTCGCTTCTTTTCTGATAGATGTCGCTGACTAACGGTCCGTCCAGCTTCCGCAAGGCGTGTTCGGCGCGGACCATCAGAACCGGGTTCGACTGATCCTTATCCCAGACGATACGTTGTGACGTGACGATCCCTGCGAAAAGCGTCTGTGTACGCTCCGCCGTGGGCATCGGCATGCTCAGCGCGATTTTGGTTCCGGGAACAAACGACGCCACGTCGCGGTCGAACATATCCCATTTCATCGGTGACGTATCTTTGCGCTTGAGGGTCATGCGCAAACTGGGAATGCCGTTGACCTGCTGCACAACCTCGAAATCCGTAACGCGCATGTACTGCAACGCCTTGGTATCGAGTTCGATCGCGGGAATGACACCTAAGAATGGCGAGTACTTTGGCGCACCCATCACGATGCTCCCGGTTCGGTCGGCCACACGAGCGTTTTGCCCGGATTGATGTCATCCAAATGATCCAGGTTGTTTTTCCGCGCCAACGCCAGGTAGTCGACAGCCGGCTTCTCCGCCATCGCGCCATCCACCGCGGCAAACTGCGCGGCGGCCACCAAGGCCAACGACGTCCCCTCGGGTACGATCACGCGCGGCGAAGGCCGCTTGTTGAGGCCCAGTTTTGCACGATGCATCTTAGGATCGCTGTCTTCCAGCACGCCCAGCGTCACATACGCGCGCATCGGCGACCCATTGCGTCCGAAGAGGTTATAGCGCACGGACATCCGCTGCATACGCCCGGCAAAGTAACCGTTTCCATGCCAACTGAAACTCCCCCAGCGGATTTTCAAATACCGGGTTTGGCGGCTCGTACCGTCGACGACGCCACACAATGTCCGAAGGCGTGACAGTTGTTGATCAACCGGTTCACTATGAGTCGGCAAGTTGCTGTCGAATATCAGTTGCACCTCGAGTGTACCGGGCGCGACCGCGACGAAATCGTTCGAGATCGCCTCGTAATTCAAGCCGTCCTGTTGCTCGTATCGCGCGCCGTACTCGAGCGTCAACTCCTCGGGGTTATACATCGCCTCCACACTCCCCACTTCCTGGGTCAGTGCGATGTCCTTGTAGGCGGTAATTGTCAGCTTGCTGAGTTTCCCGCGAATCTTATCGCTAAAGTTCACCATTACCTCCATTTCCCAGTCGACGACTCGCCGAGCCGCTGTAACACTTCATGGACGATTTCGTCGATCATCTGCGCCTTCTCTCGCTGGGCATGCCGATTGTCGATACGGCTCGGCGAGTGCGCTATTTCGCCGATTGGCCGTCCGTCGATGCGGGCTTCGATGACCAGTTCGTGAATTTCATTCATGCCTTGATCCCCAGAAAGTGCATCTCTCGATAAGCCAGCTCCAAGGAGTTCACAAGCACCGAGGAGCTGCTTGCATCGAGGTCGCCGGTGCGCCAGCCCACCGGAATCGCATTAATGAAGGTCCACGTGCTGATCGGCAGACTCTGATGATTCAATAGCGATACGACCACGTCGCAGGGATGCGTTTGGAAGCGGCTCATCGCATCGGCAAACGCCATCGTCAGCGGCGACAAGGTCATCACCCCGCGCTCCAGTACCAAATTGCCGTGCGTGACGCGCTCGGGCAGAAAGACCGTGGCGACGTTGTCGCCTCCTTGACGAAAGCTACTGGTCTGAACCTGACGTTGTAGTCCGGAAACCCGTTGGAAGCGGAAATCAAGCGGACTCGGCACCAGGCGCAGCGCGGATCCGAGAACACCCGATATGCCCGTTCCCTCGGGCCTGAAGAAACAACCGACGACAAAGCGATAGCCGACTTCCGGCTCAAACAAACTTTCGCGATTCATTGCGTCGCTCCTTGCGTCGTTGCCGAAACGTCCGTGACGGCGATGTGCGATTCGCCCTGACGCATCGTCAAAGCCAGTTTCACGGCCGTCAATATCGGATGCAGCGTAAAGCTGACCGCCATGATCAACTTGCCCTGCGCAATATCCTCCGCGGTCATCGTGATGCCTTCGCCCACCTGCACGGAAAACGCCGCGTTGGCGGTGGCGCCGGCCAGGCCGCCCGCCCGCCAGATCTCGGTCAGGTAGGCGGTGACACGGGCCTCGCAGGTCCGCCATAGCAAGGCGTTGTTTACATCGAATACCATCGGGCGAAGCTGCGCCTGCAAGCCATTCTGGATGAAGGTGATAGTCCGTTTGGTCTGTATGTAGGCCGTCGGGCTCTTCGTGTCGCTGACCATGGTTCTCGCCCCCCATAGCAGGGCCCCACGACCCGGGAAGGTACGCACCGTATTGGCGCCCTTTTCCAACAGATCCGGGTGGCTCGTATGCGAAATCGGCCGGAGGACGGCCGGCAACCGCACGTTGGCGGGGGCCCCCCATACGCCGGAAGTCGCGTCGGTGCGCTGAATCGCTGCCGCGGCCGCGGCGGACGGCGCGACGGTACTTTCAAGGATCTTCCCGTCACTGACGGAACGTTCGATCAGATAAGGCCAATAGGCCGCGCCTGCGCTTTTCGCGCTTTCAGACAATTCCGCCGTGAACTTCGTGATCTCGCTGAATGCGTCGCCCGTGTTTTCCGGCAAGTCGATAAGGCAAAACAGGCGATTGGACGTCGCCGCGTCGGTCAGCAGCGTGGTCCAGTTACCCAAATACCCATATGTCTCAGGTGCCACGAGCAAGGTGGCTTCCGGCACGTCCCGCTCGACCTCGGCGAGACGGAAGGCCTTCTTCTGAAAGTTGACATGGAGATGCCTGCTTAACAGCACGTAGCAGACCTCTCCGCCATTCGAAAAAAACGACGACACGCTTTTTTGCCCGATCGCATCCCATTTGGCATTCGTTCCATCCATCCCCGCCGCGATCTCGGCGAACGATCTTCCCTTGAGGACGACATTCTTCTCGGACAATCCGTGGTTTTCGATGACGAATACCGGCATGGCGGTACGCACGGCCTCGTCGTCGGGCGGCAATATCGTGCTGTCTATGGTTACAAGTGATCGTTTCATTTCCCTATTTAATCCGTAGTCCTATTTATGTAAATGGCCTTTCTCTTGACCGACTAGAGACGGGGTCAGGAAATAGGGACGGTACCTTCGACCGCGCGCTGCGGACGTGCCATCGTGGTCATGCCGACACGCGGGGAATCCGTCGCACGCTCGCCGCCGCCCTCGGTTGCCACGTTTTCCGCAAATGTAGCAAGGACCGGAGGGCCGCGATAGCTAGACCTTCCGGCCTAGCCAGCGTGCGTGCAAGTGTGCGAAGTCGATGATGGCCGTCCTATCGCGTCGGGCGAGCCGCAACAAGATAGACCGAAGGGTATAGCGTCAGCACATACCCGGTTCGCAAAGTCGCATAACCGACGCCCCTGCTTTTCGCCTAGGATGCGGAGGTGTCGCCAGGAATACCGGTCAGGACCGATTCAAACGCGGCGACAAAAGCGCGCGACGTCAATGACAAGGGTTGATTGCCAGGATGGACTACATGAAGGGAAAGGGGAATCGACGGGGCGATTGGCCGCACGACGATACCGTCCATCAGCGCCGGATCGACGCAGAAGGCATCCACCAACGCCACGCCGAGACCGCGCCGCACCATCGACAAGGCGCTGACCGGGGACCGGACTTCGATGTGCGGCTGAGGCGCGCCGCCCTTCCAGAAAGCCGCCAGCCGGTCGTTGAACGGAGTATTCAGCGCATAGCCGATCAAGCGGCACTCGGCCAGCATCTCCGCGG of Robbsia sp. KACC 23696 contains these proteins:
- a CDS encoding phage baseplate assembly protein V — protein: MGAPKYSPFLGVIPAIELDTKALQYMRVTDFEVVQQVNGIPSLRMTLKRKDTSPMKWDMFDRDVASFVPGTKIALSMPMPTAERTQTLFAGIVTSQRIVWDKDQSNPVLMVRAEHALRKLDGPLVSDIYQKRSDKSVLTELLEKYVTLGKNDIKGPDHEQLIQWRCSHWYWLRRRLRASGIWLLPHMDKVDCVLPSLSGARVHKIHPTADVPDLPVLEQVEWQCDNSTISAQMEGRHWDIAQQNVSPTVLANPAQIGSGGLDPRRIRSLTNETWQFYDAVSLVDGEMQPKLDGRFLMQHAAAVTTRLTLRADVQTLRYRLGDIVELGGLGTRASGLALMCGIRHRWDPPHFTTTVTTGLDDPLAIDAAALPRASALTVAVVADYEEDETQADRIRIRLPELGEQTIWARFAKPFASAGSGFHLYPKPKDEVLVAFIDDDPRYPVVLGATHNPVNMAPMPDDAKTDRQAWRGWIEVDDETKRFLGVNFADAHVRIESRDSVLHVGTAGRDSETDDHRSRLHIGKDGVDASGATVTIDASDKVTVKGASHVAIVGKAIDLKQHDS
- a CDS encoding phage tail protein; translation: MNRESLFEPEVGYRFVVGCFFRPEGTGISGVLGSALRLVPSPLDFRFQRVSGLQRQVQTSSFRQGGDNVATVFLPERVTHGNLVLERGVMTLSPLTMAFADAMSRFQTHPCDVVVSLLNHQSLPISTWTFINAIPVGWRTGDLDASSSSVLVNSLELAYREMHFLGIKA
- a CDS encoding DUF5908 family protein; translation: MNEIHELVIEARIDGRPIGEIAHSPSRIDNRHAQREKAQMIDEIVHEVLQRLGESSTGKWR
- a CDS encoding GPW/gp25 family protein; amino-acid sequence: MAEIEKLSRGERGWQFPVEFKPEGPVMSQTDLLNVEQDLKHMMQVLPGERIMRPLFGCDWLSILFKNLTEDLQAEIKAIVADAVMRNEPRVVVEDIAVVQDAQDIHALHIGVVYRVAGHDVVKKMAMKVGV
- a CDS encoding phage tail sheath C-terminal domain-containing protein produces the protein MKRSLVTIDSTILPPDDEAVRTAMPVFVIENHGLSEKNVVLKGRSFAEIAAGMDGTNAKWDAIGQKSVSSFFSNGGEVCYVLLSRHLHVNFQKKAFRLAEVERDVPEATLLVAPETYGYLGNWTTLLTDAATSNRLFCLIDLPENTGDAFSEITKFTAELSESAKSAGAAYWPYLIERSVSDGKILESTVAPSAAAAAAIQRTDATSGVWGAPANVRLPAVLRPISHTSHPDLLEKGANTVRTFPGRGALLWGARTMVSDTKSPTAYIQTKRTITFIQNGLQAQLRPMVFDVNNALLWRTCEARVTAYLTEIWRAGGLAGATANAAFSVQVGEGITMTAEDIAQGKLIMAVSFTLHPILTAVKLALTMRQGESHIAVTDVSATTQGATQ